The following is a genomic window from Triplophysa dalaica isolate WHDGS20190420 chromosome 22, ASM1584641v1, whole genome shotgun sequence.
GTGTAAGCGATTGCAGATCTCTTTACATTGGTCCTGTATGTCCATCAATGTCTTATGCTTTTTTGGTCCTTTTCTTTCCAGCATTCTCCACCAGACTGTTCTCCGTCCTTCGGTTTGAAAGCGTCATCCATGAGTTTGATCCGTGAGTACGGCTATGAGAACTTAAGTGCGATTGCTGCACAGGCGTTCAAGCTTCAATCTTCAATCTTGATTTCTTAATTGCAGGTATTTTAACTACCGAACCACTCGCTTTCTGACAGAAGAGGGCTTCTACAAGTTTCACAACTGGTTTGATGATCGTGCTTGGTATCCACTTGGGAGGATTATCGGAGGCACCATTTATCCAGGTACAGTTAAGTGTTGCTGGTTTCAAAATGGAAAGACAAGAACATAAGAATACTAATGTTTTAAGCTGCTTAGAGGTCTTCAGTAACAAACCCAAGTAATCAGACTCACCATTTTCCCATGGTGGTGGTAAATTTGTTGAAAAAAGTTTTCTTGGTGAAAAGAAAGTGGGGTCATGTGTGTTTCATGGTTTCTGCAGGGTTGATGATCACATCTGCGGCTTTATATCACGTGCTGCATTTCTTCCACATCACCATCGACATCCGCAACGTATGCGTGTTCCTTGCCCCTCTCTTCTCCTCCTTCACTGCAATTGTCACATACCACTTCACCAAAGAACTCAAGGTGAAAAATCAAGGCTTACTGTTTATGTGGCCAACTGTATTTCGGATCTACCTTAAATAACACTGTTTGCTCATTTAAGGATGCGGGAGCTGGACTTCTGGCTGCCGCCATGATCGCAGTCGTTCCTGGATACATTTCCCGTTCTGTGGCAGGGTCATACGATAATGAAGGTATCGATTATGtctcagaaatgtgtttttatatttattaatatatttaaatgttttaaaatagtaGCTCGTGTTGACTCTTAGTAATACATTTGACTTCTTTTATAATATTAAGGTATCGCCATTTTCTGTATGCTCCTGACATACTATATGTGGATCAAGGCAGTGAAATCTGGGTCTATCTATTGGTCATCTATGTGCGCACTGGCTTATTTTTACATGGTGAGCAGTGTTTTAGATGCAGGCGTGTTCTTGTACTGCTATAAAACAGGAATAGCACAACTTTAAAACGAGGCTTTTTAATAATAACACcataactgtgtgtgtgatggcaGGTGTCCTCTTGGGGTGGGTACGTGTTTCTCATTAACCTCATTCCCCTCCACGTGCTGGTGCTGATGCTCACCGGCCGCTTCTCTCATCGGATCTATGTGGCATACTGCACCGTTTACTGCCTGGGAACCGTCCTCTCCATGCAGATCTCCTTTGTTGGATTCCAGGTGAGACATTAAACAACGACTCAAGCCAagtcaataaaaacacaatttagttttttcaaGGAACAGTTTTAGAAGTTTTTTGTTATAGTCTGAGATGGATTTAACTCCGTCATCTCTTTCTTTTCCATTGTAGCCTGTCCAGTCCTCAGAGCACATGGCTGCTTTTGGAGTGTTTGGCCTGTGTCAGATTCACGCCTTTGTCGATTACCTGCGGAGCAAACTGAATACTCAGCAGTTTGAGGTGTTGTTCAAGAGCGTCATCTCGTTGGTCGGGATCATTCTGCTCTCCGCGGGTGGGGTTCTCATGTTGACAGGTGAGCGGACACGCCCATGCATCCCTGCGCAACTGTTTGCAATTGATCACACAAACTTTATTTGACATTCAATGCTCGATAGAGGCCTGGTGTTCATACGTTTTTGTTGGTTTGTTGTATTCAAAACAATAATGTAGGACAATAAACCAGGACAGAACTATTGATTCTGAAAATCTGCTAGCTACAGTAGCAGAATTATAACCACAAAGTATAAATCAAAGGATTATTACATGACAGTAAAGTGaataagggataatgtacattATGTTAGACAGATTACACCATTTCTTACCAGATAAATGGACATTAAATATTCATCTGAACAGTAAAATGAGTTACAGTGGGTTGTTGGTTGCCTTGTACAACATTCATAATTTTGCGTTTTAGCTGTCAAATATTGAAGTAATTAAGTTTGCAATGAATAATTGGCCCAAATATGTACACTAAAAGTTGCATATTGGCTCATTTAGGGACAATCTCCCCTTGGACCGGACGTTTTTACTCCCTGCTGGATCCATCGTATGCCAAGAACAACATCCCCATCATCGCCTCTGTGTCTGAGCATCAGCCCACCACCTGGTCCTCATACTATTTTGACCTGCAGCTGCTGGTTTTCATGTTCCCAGGTACCTCATGTGGTTACCAGTTTAAAGTTCTTTTGCAAATGCAGTTCATCAGATCGTGTTAACGTTGGTTGCTTTTGCTTATCCAGTTGGACTGTATTACTGCTTTAACAACTTGTCGGACTCTACGATTTTCATCATCATGTACGGCGTCACCAGCATGTACTTCTCAGCTGTGAtggtaaaatatgtttactcCTATTACAGTGCGTATTTCTTAAGTTTAATTGTCAATTAAgtgaaaagttgtttttatatgACTTCCAAATCTTCAGTTTAGAGAGTGCTTGTGACCTTTGACTTGACTGGTTTATCTGTTGCGCTCAGGTGCGTCTCATGTTGGTTCTGGCTCCCGTCATGTGCATCCTGTCTGGCATTGGCGTCTCTCAGGTTCTCACCACCTACATGAAGAACCTGGACGTCAGCCGACCAGACAAGAAAACCAAGAAGCAGCAGGACTTAACCTATCCCATCAAGAATGAGGTAAGACTGAGGAACAGTATTTACGCTTAAGACGTTGAAATGTGCCTGATTCATCTTACCtatttttacctttattttacttaataatTTTAACAAGTGTTTAGTTAAACTTTTACTTGCATCTATTTATGTTCAAGATCTCAATTACTGACGTCCTTCATTGGTTAATTTGGTTATAATCTCTCTGATTGGTCCATAGGTGGCGAGCGGGATGATTCTGGTCATGGCTTTCTTCCTCATCACATACACTTTCCACTCCACCTGGGTGACCAGTGAAGCATACTCCTCCCCATCCATCGTGTTGTCTGCCCGCGGGGGCGACGGCAGCCGCATCATCTTTGATGACTTCAGAG
Proteins encoded in this region:
- the stt3a gene encoding dolichyl-diphosphooligosaccharide--protein glycosyltransferase subunit STT3A, which gives rise to MTKMGFLRLSYEKQDTLLKLLILSMAAILSFSTRLFSVLRFESVIHEFDPYFNYRTTRFLTEEGFYKFHNWFDDRAWYPLGRIIGGTIYPGLMITSAALYHVLHFFHITIDIRNVCVFLAPLFSSFTAIVTYHFTKELKDAGAGLLAAAMIAVVPGYISRSVAGSYDNEGIAIFCMLLTYYMWIKAVKSGSIYWSSMCALAYFYMVSSWGGYVFLINLIPLHVLVLMLTGRFSHRIYVAYCTVYCLGTVLSMQISFVGFQPVQSSEHMAAFGVFGLCQIHAFVDYLRSKLNTQQFEVLFKSVISLVGIILLSAGGVLMLTGTISPWTGRFYSLLDPSYAKNNIPIIASVSEHQPTTWSSYYFDLQLLVFMFPVGLYYCFNNLSDSTIFIIMYGVTSMYFSAVMVRLMLVLAPVMCILSGIGVSQVLTTYMKNLDVSRPDKKTKKQQDLTYPIKNEVASGMILVMAFFLITYTFHSTWVTSEAYSSPSIVLSARGGDGSRIIFDDFREAYYWLRHNTPEDAKVMSWWDYGYQITAMANRTILVDNNTWNNTHISRVGQAMASTEEKAYEIMRELDVSYVLVIFGGLTGYSSDDINKFLWMVRIGGSTDTGKHIKEHDYYTPTGEFRVDREGSPVLLNCLMYKMCYYRFGQVYTEAKRPPGYDRVRNAEIGNKDFELDVLEEAYTTEHWLVRIYKVKDLDNRGLSRT